Genomic DNA from Nitrosospira lacus:
AAACCGGCGATACGGTCAGCCTGTTCCTTATCGGTAAATCCCAGCCTGGGGTGTTCCGGCGTCGCGGCAACCGTCGTATCATCCGTTGATGTAAACATCAGTTCTGTGTCGACGGCGGGTGCGACAAACCGGCGGACACCCGCCACAAGTTTCTGCTGGGGTTTAGGGAATAGTGATTTGGCCAGCAATCCAAGAAATGTTACCGGCGCGATTGCATCAATAAGCGGATGTGATGACACCAGGTTGCGGCGTAGACTCTGATGCAGCAGATTGGCGGTTCGACGGACCCATTTGCGGCCAGTGTTATGCTGGATCAAGGCGTGCTCAGTTCCCGCTCTAGGTATTTCCCGTACCTCATTGGCCGGTGTTACCACGATGGGACATAGCGGTGTCACTGCGGTATCGTCCAGACCTTTGTAATTTATGGGCAGGCCAAAAAAACCCGGCGCCCCAAACGTTTCAACGGCAGGATTGAGTTCTTCCAGATGCCTGCGGAAACTTTCTTCGCGATCGTCAAAGCAGAAAATAACTTGTGACTCGGGACGTGTATCGCGTTTCGCCCATCGGCCCTGATTGTGGTTTGCTTGTATCGCCCGGAAAATGTCGTCACGATAATGGCGTTCATAAGCGTACAGCCAGACTTTGCAACGTTCCACCTCGGAAAATTGATCCAGCAGCATCAACATTTCCAGCAAGTCTGCTTTTGGCAGCTCCTGTATAAAGGAAGCGTTCAATCCCAAGTGCTGGCATAAACGGAACAATCGCCAGCCGCTGCTATAAATCGTATGCTTCTTGCCTCGCCGCTCAGCCAGCGGACTGAACTGCCAAGTCTGGATCAGGTCGGCAAGCTGCTGCCAAACCGCACGTTCATGCCGTTCCGAAACAGCAAGCATGGTCAGGGATTCTACCCGTTGGGTCAGATACTCCGGTAACTCTCCCTTATACAGTTGCCTGCGCGCCATGAATTCGGATAGATTCTTATGAAAATAGGTCTGCAAGCTGCTCAATTTGGCTTCGATCCGCCAATTTTCCTGACAGACCTGATTTAACCAGAGCCGATCCAGTGTCAACCGGATTGCCAGGTAATCGGCGAGGTTCGGTTTGGCATCGTTCGCTGTATGATAATCTGGATGGTGCTGACGCCAGTTGATCAAGCCTGACCAGCCAGGCAGCTCAAGCGACAATCGGCGCAGATACCCTTCCCATTTTGTGCGCGGTATCTCAAGCTGCGATAGTTGCAGAATAATCGTGTCCACCGCATCCATGGGGAGTTGCGCGACTATCTGCCGCCAATCAGGTAACTCTTGCAGAAATGGATTGGCATCATACTGGGCAGTTGCCCGCCACGCGGCATAAAGTCCCAACCTGCTGCGCTCAGGTATCTGCCATGCCGCGATACCTTCATCCATGGCGGAAGCGCAGATGCGGATCAATTGCGGCCGAACGGAATCGAGAATATCGATCCCGCTCAACTCCATGATAAAACCGCGCAAGGTAATGCTATCGCCCAGTTGGTCCAGTAAATCATCCAGGACCTTGCCTGCCTGGCGCTGCATTTGCTCATGAATCGATGCCCCGTTTCCCTCATAAACGTGTTCAAGCCATTCTTCAGCCTGTTCCATTGACAAATCCAGCAGATTCTCCGGATGCAGCCCGGCATGCTCCATTTCGAGCTTCGTCAAGATGCTCTCCCAGAGTTGCCTGATGACGTTATCCGGATAGGTACTATCGGCAAGCAATTGCTTGCGGGCCTGTTCAGAGACGTCGGTTTGCACGGTATCCAAGGCTTGCAATTCTTCTATCTGCCAAGTCAGCTCGCTGACGCTTAATGGTTGCAGGTCGAATAACAATGCAATGCGATAGAGGTCTTTACGCCGGACGACTTTATCTTTCACCGTGCAGATGATCGTATCCGCTTCTAACTTCGGATCATGTGCCAGCGCCGCAAGGATATCGCTGTCATCGATACGCTTCTGCCAGTAAAAAGCACGGCTTTGTGTTTCGGGAAGATAGCCGCGAATTCCGGTCAATGCTTCGAAGGCCGCCAGAGCTTCTTCAAAGGGAAGGTGCTGGAAGCCGTGGAGCGTATTATGGTGTACAAAATTCAGAATAGGTGCCTGGCCCGGCAGGACATGATCCAGATGGTTCAGCGCAGCAGTGATGTGCTCACGCGGGCTGCTTGCCTGATCGCCGGATTTAAAATGTGCTTCTTGCATCGCTAACCCCCTAGAATTTTTAGCCTGACCAGGCTGTTCATCTGCGAGATGGTTGCTGTTGACAAATCAATCAGGGACGCGGGCAGCAGGCCGAACAGGACTATTCCAGAAACCAGAATGCCCAGCGCCAGCAGTTCGGGCGGTCTCAAATCTTCAATCTGTTTCATCTGCGGTTTCACCGGGCCGGTGAACAGCAGGCCTACGGTACGGATCGCATAAGCGGTACTGATCAGAATAGCCAGGCTGAAAAACACCATCAAGCCGCCCCATTGCTGAAAACCACCAACCATGGCGTGTAGTTCCGCCACTGCTCCGACCGTTCCTGGCATGCCCATTGCGGCCAGCAACGTTATGGTGGTAAAAAATGCGAAACGCGGCATGACCTGAACCAGCGAGCTGTAATCCTGGATGTTGCGGGTATGGGTGCGGTCATAAAGCAGACCCACCACCAGAAATAATGCACCCGCAATCAGCCCGTGAGCACTCATTTGCAAGACCGCGCCGGTAAACCCCGTTTCATTTAATGTGGAAATCCCCAATAAGACAATGCCCATGTGACTGATGGAAGAATAGGCGACCATGGCTTTAAGATCACTTTGCCTCCAGGCCAGCAAACCGCCATAGATCATGCCGAACAGAGCCAGAAAGACGAGTAAGGATTGTAGAGTCTGGGCGGCCGCCGGCAGGATGACCACCGCTCGGAGTAAGCCGTATGCTCCCATTTTCAGCAATATGCCGGATAGCAGGATACTGACCGGGCTAGGCGCTTCAACGTGAGCCAGCGGCAACCAGCCGTGAAGAGGGAAAATCGGCATCTTGACGCCGAAGCCGATCAGGAAACCGAGGAATGCCCAAACTTGCTGATCCTTGGGCATGTTTTCGGATACATGACTCATCGCGCTCATCAGGGAGACATGTTCCGGCACGTATTGATACACCGCGATCAGGCTGACCAGCATAAAAATCGAACCGCCCATCGTATACAGCACAAAATTAAGACTTGCCGTCTGCCGCCGCTTGCCACCCCAGCGGTCGATCAAAAAAAACATCGGAATTAAGGTGATTTCCCAGAAAATATAAAAGAGAGACCAGTCCTGGGCAAGAAACACGCCCAGCATGCCGAATTCGGTCAGCAGTATGCTGATGTGATATCCCTTGACGCCGACGACAATGCTGGAAGAAGCGAGTAGTGCTATGGAAGTAAGCAGCGTGGCCAAAACCACCATCGGAACGGATAAGCCGTCGACGCCCAATGCGTACGCACTGCCGACTTTGGGGTTGATGGAAAAATATTCGTTGAACTGCAGACCGGCGTTGTGCGGGTCGTAATGAAAAAGCAGGTAACAGGTAAGTAAAAAAGTGAAGCCGGCAAATAGATTCCCGAGATAGCGGGCTATATCGGCGTCCCGGCCGGAGATCAGTGCCAGGATCAGGGCACCAATTGCGGGGGTCCAGAGAATTGCACTCAAAATCCCCATTTTCTTAGTTGTTAAAAACTCCCATTTGTTACCCGTTAAAAACCCTAACTGCGGGATGGTTATTTGTTATTCATATTTTATAGTGTCATGGATTCGACAAAAAAGTGCAAATTTTTTTGAAAAATGGAGATTGCTCTCCACCATTCACAAATTAATCACACTTACAAAATGTTTTCTTCACAGCGGGTATGTTAATTTCCTTTCAAAACGTAATTCGCATCCTTTATAACGAAACTGGCCCCTTCATAAAATTACTTATTTGGTTAATATTCAAATAGTTACATTGACTATATTTAAACTAGTGGCTTGTAATTGAGATTTAATTCGGAGATTGATTTTCATTAAACTCCAGAAGCTGGAAGAAACCCGTCAGCTTAATGGATGGAGAAGTTTAAAAGAATTTACATAAAAATGATATATGCAAGCTGGGTTTTACAGTGCGTTAATTCTGCTTGTGTTCCAGAAATTCTCATTTGCCTGCGGAGGATTGTATGACGGTAATATATTTGGAAGATGTAAAAAGGGCGCGCGCCGAGATCGAAGCGGCAAACAATGTCACCGCCGTCAAGGAGGTAGAAGACGGATGGAAGATTGAGACCAAAACGATTAAAAAATTCATTCCCGGCTTTCTCTATGAGGGGGTCGAGCAGGTGGTGAGACATCTTTGCCGCAACAATAATAAATAGGGTACGTCACGTAAAAGCTCATTCTGAAGGAGATAGAGTAATGAAACGCCATAAGAGGTCGAAGCAATATAAGGGATGCTGCAACACGGCGCTGGGAAAATCGCGCGAATCGATACCACAATCAATAATGACAATAGGAGGATGACGCAATGGCGACCATACAACCAGTAGTGCTATTCTTCATCTTGGGGGTTTTAGCCGGCGTGCTGAAATCCGACCTCAAGATCCCCGAGGCTTTATATAAAAGCCTTAGCATCTTCCTGTTGATCGCCATCGGTTTCAAGGGTGGGGTGTCGATGGCCAAGTACGAGATCATGGAGGTGCTGCCCATCGCCCTGTCGATGGTTGTGCTCGCGGCGCTGATACCACTGACGGCCTATCCCATATTGAAGAAGCTGGGGAAATTCAATCAGGCCGATTCCGGCGCTATTGCGGCCCACTACGGTTCGGTGAGCGCGGTGACCTTTGCGGTTGGCATTGCCTTCCTGGATGGTATCAAGGAAACGTCCGAAGGTTACATGGTCCTGATCATGGCGTTGATGGAGATACCGGCGCTGGTGACCGGCACCATCCTCGCGCGGCGTGGCGCTGGGGGCTCTACCCAGTGGGGCAAGCTGATGCATGAGATCCTGACTGGGACAAGTATTTTTCTGATGGTTGGCGGGGTCATCGTCGGCTACTACGCTGGAATGGTAAAACTTGTCTCGCCGCTGGATAAGATGTTCATGGACCTGTTCATGGGCGTGCTGGCCTTGTTCCTGCTGGAAATGGGCTTGCTGGCATCAGCGCGGTTATCGGCAATCAGGGCAAAAGGGCCGTTCCTGCTCGCATTCGGCATACTATTCCCATTAACGGCCGGGTTCTTTGGCGCATTCCTGGGCGCTTTATTCAGTTTATCCCTGGGTGGCACCATGATGCTCGCTGTGCTGTACGCCAGTTGTTCCTACATTGCGGCTCCCGCAGCCATGCGCATCGCGGTGCCGGAAGCGGATCCAGCAGTGTCGATCGGCGCTTCTCTGGGGGTGACCTTCCCGTTCAACATATTCGTCGGAGTGCCGATCTACTTTGAAATGGCGAAATTTTTCAAAGCAATGTTTTAAAGCATCGGCATAATCAGCGCAAAAAACTATGGACGTACTATCATTACGGAAAAGGCATTAGAAAAGCACTTGTCCGGGGGGATAGTACGTTTCGGTAGCAGGTTATATCAATACCGGGTGGCGCGGTTACACGACACTCTTCACTTTCTAGGAGGAAACAATGAATGCCACGATAGCTATGAAACGGTTGGAGATCGTAATTGATGAGGAAAAGCTCGAAGACCTGATAGCCTTATTGAATGAGGTCGGCGTGCGGGGCTATACATTCCTCAGGCAAGCTAGTGGGCTTGGCTCGCGTGGTACACGGCGCCCTGACGATATTTTTTTCGAACAAACCAACGCCATGATGATTCTCGCCTGCGAAGAAAAGCAGGCGGAGAGACTTGTTACGACACTTCGCCCGAGGTTAAAGGAGTTTGGTGGGATGTGTCTGATTTCGGATTGCGCATGGGTGATAGGACCCGCA
This window encodes:
- a CDS encoding DUF2309 domain-containing protein, with the protein product MQEAHFKSGDQASSPREHITAALNHLDHVLPGQAPILNFVHHNTLHGFQHLPFEEALAAFEALTGIRGYLPETQSRAFYWQKRIDDSDILAALAHDPKLEADTIICTVKDKVVRRKDLYRIALLFDLQPLSVSELTWQIEELQALDTVQTDVSEQARKQLLADSTYPDNVIRQLWESILTKLEMEHAGLHPENLLDLSMEQAEEWLEHVYEGNGASIHEQMQRQAGKVLDDLLDQLGDSITLRGFIMELSGIDILDSVRPQLIRICASAMDEGIAAWQIPERSRLGLYAAWRATAQYDANPFLQELPDWRQIVAQLPMDAVDTIILQLSQLEIPRTKWEGYLRRLSLELPGWSGLINWRQHHPDYHTANDAKPNLADYLAIRLTLDRLWLNQVCQENWRIEAKLSSLQTYFHKNLSEFMARRQLYKGELPEYLTQRVESLTMLAVSERHERAVWQQLADLIQTWQFSPLAERRGKKHTIYSSGWRLFRLCQHLGLNASFIQELPKADLLEMLMLLDQFSEVERCKVWLYAYERHYRDDIFRAIQANHNQGRWAKRDTRPESQVIFCFDDREESFRRHLEELNPAVETFGAPGFFGLPINYKGLDDTAVTPLCPIVVTPANEVREIPRAGTEHALIQHNTGRKWVRRTANLLHQSLRRNLVSSHPLIDAIAPVTFLGLLAKSLFPKPQQKLVAGVRRFVAPAVDTELMFTSTDDTTVAATPEHPRLGFTDKEQADRIAGLLRNIGLTYGFAELVLVSAHGSISQNNPHLAAYDCGACSGRHGGPNARLFAAMANRPQIRKLLAERGIGIPDDTWFIGTEHNTCNEDIIWYDLDDIPAERLGALKKIQQELRRAQYMSAHERCRRLASAPRNPTPEQALKHIQERATDFSQARPELGHATVAWAAVGRRSFTRGLFLDRRVFLISYDSAQDPEGKILEGILLAATPVGAGINLEYYFSTVNNERLGCGTKIPHNVAGMFGVMEGASSDLRTGLPRQMIEIHEAMRLQVLIEAKTSVLEQIYGRQESLRELIGGGWVHLNVKDPDSGEIFIFERGIGFIPWQAEAKELPVFQKSADYYRNQTLPLPPAFIRQPELGI
- a CDS encoding complex I subunit 4 family protein, with translation MGILSAILWTPAIGALILALISGRDADIARYLGNLFAGFTFLLTCYLLFHYDPHNAGLQFNEYFSINPKVGSAYALGVDGLSVPMVVLATLLTSIALLASSSIVVGVKGYHISILLTEFGMLGVFLAQDWSLFYIFWEITLIPMFFLIDRWGGKRRQTASLNFVLYTMGGSIFMLVSLIAVYQYVPEHVSLMSAMSHVSENMPKDQQVWAFLGFLIGFGVKMPIFPLHGWLPLAHVEAPSPVSILLSGILLKMGAYGLLRAVVILPAAAQTLQSLLVFLALFGMIYGGLLAWRQSDLKAMVAYSSISHMGIVLLGISTLNETGFTGAVLQMSAHGLIAGALFLVVGLLYDRTHTRNIQDYSSLVQVMPRFAFFTTITLLAAMGMPGTVGAVAELHAMVGGFQQWGGLMVFFSLAILISTAYAIRTVGLLFTGPVKPQMKQIEDLRPPELLALGILVSGIVLFGLLPASLIDLSTATISQMNSLVRLKILGG
- a CDS encoding sodium-dependent bicarbonate transport family permease codes for the protein MATIQPVVLFFILGVLAGVLKSDLKIPEALYKSLSIFLLIAIGFKGGVSMAKYEIMEVLPIALSMVVLAALIPLTAYPILKKLGKFNQADSGAIAAHYGSVSAVTFAVGIAFLDGIKETSEGYMVLIMALMEIPALVTGTILARRGAGGSTQWGKLMHEILTGTSIFLMVGGVIVGYYAGMVKLVSPLDKMFMDLFMGVLALFLLEMGLLASARLSAIRAKGPFLLAFGILFPLTAGFFGAFLGALFSLSLGGTMMLAVLYASCSYIAAPAAMRIAVPEADPAVSIGASLGVTFPFNIFVGVPIYFEMAKFFKAMF
- a CDS encoding PG0541 family transporter-associated protein; its protein translation is MNATIAMKRLEIVIDEEKLEDLIALLNEVGVRGYTFLRQASGLGSRGTRRPDDIFFEQTNAMMILACEEKQAERLVTTLRPRLKEFGGMCLISDCAWVIGPAVSY